TTCATGGAAATGCACATGATGCCCTATCTTATTTCTCAGAGATGGTTAAAGTTGGGTTAAGGCCAGATGAGGTGACCTTTCTTGGGGTTTTGTCAGCTTGTTCTCATGGTGGGTTGGTGGAGGAAGGTCGTAAATATTTCACCCAGATGACGTCCAAGTTCAGTCTGTCCCCTCAGCTTAAGCACTATTCGTGTATGGTGGACCTTCTTGGTAGGGCTGGGCTTTTAGATGAAGCTGAAGAGCTTGTCAAGAGCATGGCAGTTGAGCCTGATGCAGTCGTGTGGGGAGCATTGTTCTTTGCGTGTCGAATGCATGGAAATTTTGAGATGGGAGAAAGAGCTGCTTTAAAACTTCTAGAACTGGACCCTCATGATAGTGGGATTTATGTACTGCTTGCCAATATGTATGGTGATGCAAATATGTGGGAGGAAGCAGGAAAAGTTAGGAAGATGATGAGAGAGAGAGGAGTAGAGAAGATCCCTGGTTGTAGCTCAATTGAGGTCAACGGCACTGTTTATGAGTTCATTGTTAGAGATAAGTCTCACCCTGAATCTGAAAAGATATACGGTTGCTTAATTCAGCTAACACGACAATCGGGTTTTGCTGAATTTACGTACGGTCTCTCTGAGCTTGAAACCCATGGGGTATGATGGTCAGAGCAGCTTTTCTTGTCTTCAAGATGGTTCCATTTATTCAATCTTTCCAATAATTTGTTCAAATTGGATGAAACCTGATCAGATAATCTTTCTGAATTGAAGTGGATTAGTTTGTTCAAATTGGGATGAAGCATAATCTATCTAAATTGCAGGGGATGAAACCTGACCAGATAATCTTTCTAAATTGAAGTTTTGGTGTATAAACGCTTGCAGGCTTCGAACCTTACCTGGATAGGCCTTCAGGATATTTCCTGTGGTGGCCATAGAAGTTTGGTATCTGTTGGGGTGCTGCAATTTTTTTCCAGCATTGGTCTTGAACTGTGCAAAAGACATTAATAGAGTCTGCAATCTGCATGCTGTAATGGGGGAAGAGGCAATCGGTCGACTAAAGACATTAATAGAGTCTGCAATCTGCATGCTGTAATGGGGAAGCGGCAATCGGTCTACTACTGAAGCAGTTGCTGTAGCATTATTGTTGTTGACAATTTTCACTAAAATTTGTCAACTTAACATATTTATTGCATCATATGAGAGCAGCAGGGGCGGAGCCAGAAAAATGTCGGGAAGGGAATTAAGTTGTATTGTTTTTTTGGTGACAGAAAAAGTACTTAAAACTAACTACATAATCTAAATCATCCCCCCAACGGGGAGACCTCAAACAAGCGTAAATCGTTTGTTCTATAATGATCTAATTTGATCAGGCTAGCTATCAGCATCCTAGTTATCCCATCTAGTGATGTGTCGAATGCGCCAGTGCCCCAATATGCAACAGCAGCTGATGAACTCTCCTGATCAAAGCAGACTTAAAACCATTTGGAGGCCTCTTTTGAATAGCTTTAGTAGCCTTAGGATTATCAGTTTGAATTAAAACGCTATCGTAGTTTTGATCCATTAAAAGAATCAAATCATACAAGATGCATCACAACTCAACAATAAAAACTGAGtaatttcttaaatatttttatattttaatattttgataagaGTTAAAATGCAATATCTTTATATTTTCTTAaaggatttaattaaaatttatcattattggggactaaagtgtaattttattattattaatttaaataataaaaatataaaatttcaattttgggATCGATTACTTGTTAAGTTGACAAATTTTGACTAAACAAAATGTTATCGATGTTATATTtggactgaaaattttaaattgaggacttaatttttacttttttttagtgTAGGGACTAAATCTCAAATGTTATCAAAGTACAGGCCCTAGTAACagattttaatctaaaatttaacACCGTCACCGGTTCGTAAAACTCTCCCCCCCTCAGTTCACCTATCTAGTTTTCTTTGCAACAGTAAAATCCCAATTGAAAACTTTAAAGAATCCACGCACCACTATCTCTGATCTCACTCTCCGCCCATGGCGACCATTCCGATGACAAATTCTCAATCCACCGCTGGCAGTGGACCCCAATCACAACCCCCAATAACCAACCCTGCTTTCCGTACATTCCTCTCACGACTGACGTCTTCGATCCGTCAGGGATTCTCCCAGCGTCGGCCATGGTACGAACTCATCGATCGGACTGCCATGGCCCGTCCCGACAATTTAACGGATGCTTATTCTCGGATCCGTAAAAACTTTTCCTATTTCAAAGTAAATTACATTACTCTACTTGCACTTGTACTCGCTTTCTCGCTTTTGTCTCATCCATTTTCCCTCCTCGTTCTCCTCGGCCTCCTCGCCGCTTGGCTCTTCTTATACTTGTTCCGACCGTCGGATCAACCTCTCGTAATCTTCGGCCGTACATTCTCCGATCGTGAGACGCTTGGCATCTTGGTGGTGCTGACGGTATTCATCGTGTTCTTAACCAGCATTGGCTCGCTCTTGATCTCCGCCATTTTGATTGGAGTTGCCATTGTTTGTATACACGGTGCGTTTAGGGTTCCGGAGGACTTGTTTTTAGACGATCAGGATCCTGCAAACTCCGGATTCCTCTCCTTCCTCGGCAACGCGGCCTCTTCCGCTGCCATTGCGGCGGCCCCTGCTGTTGCCTCACGTGTGTGAACAACAGGTTTTTTCAAGCTGCACGAGCGTATGCGTTTCACCTTCGTTTTTGGTAAATCAAAATTTGATTTACTGTTTTCATGGTTGATTAAAATATTCTGTTGTAGCTTTGCTCTTGTTTGTATTTAGACTTGGATATGAACTTGGATTAAGAGATAGATCTTATTGCCTATTGATTTCGATGTTGTATTATTTTCTTCTTGAAATTTTGATGTCATTAGATTTAGTTTTAACTATTTATTTCTTTATCTGTTTATGATGGAATTTTTATGCTATTGGTTTTCAAGTTAGTGATAAGAATTTAGGAGGTTTTAGAGGGAATTATCAGTCCCATAATTTATGAAGATTTAAAGAAGATTTAAAGGTTTAGGGAAAGGTTTATGCTTGCTAACTGTTGTAATTGGAATGGAGAATGATATGAAGGTTTTGTTTATTAATTTATGAAGATTTAAAGAATATTTAAAGGTTTAGAGAAAGGTTTATGCTTGCTAACTGTTGTAATTGGAATGGAGAATGATATGAAGGTTTTGTTTATTAATTGTTACATGTTAGTGAAAGTGAGGGTTTTCGGAAGTTGGAACAATGTAGCTCTAAGCTGACGTTCTAAAACAAGTTTTGTTTTTCATTCGTTTCAAATGCATTGGCTAAGGTTCAAGCTAATTACTGCTTAAAGATTGGAGTATGGTATATCGATGTTTAGTGTAGTCGGGCATTCAATACCTTAGTTCATTGATATCATTTTAAGAATCATTTCAAATGCATTGGCTAAGGTTCAAGCTAGTTACTGCTTAAAGATTGGATTATGGTATATCAATGTTTAGTGTAGTCGGGGCATTGGGCATTCAATAGCTTAGTTATTGACATCATAGTAAGAATCATTTCAAATGCATTGGATAAGGTTCAAGCTAGTTATATAGCTTGACTTATAGCTGTCCTTGCTGCTTAAAGATTGGATTATGGTATATCAATGTTTAGCTTAGTCGGGCATTCAATAGCTTAGTTCATTGACATCATAGTAAGATTCATTTCAAATGCATCAGCTAAGGTTCAAGCTAGTTATATAGCTTGACGTGTAGCTGGCCTTACTGCCTAAAGAGTGGATCATGGTATATTGATGTTTAGCTTAGTCGGGCATTCAATACCTTATATCATTGACATCATGGTAAGAATCATTTCTTGACCTGTAGCCGTCCTTACTGCTTAAAGATTGGATTGAGATCTATCGATGTTTAGCTTACTAAAATGTTGGCATTTAATAACTTACTTCATTGATATCATGGTTAGaatcattttaatttcaacaatTAGGTGATTCTGTTTGGTCCACTGCTGTACCTTCTGCTATTTGATAGAGAAGAATTATCCGTAGACATGTACAAGGAATATATTTACGTGGAATTTGAGTTAAAATATTCATCTATGTTTGCTAAAAGTTTCTTGAGGTAATTCTTTTGAGGTATGTAAGTCTCTTATTTAAATATGTGGTATATGTAGTATAGCAGTGttgattcaaaatttatttttacattttggtcatTGAGGTTGCTTGGGAGATTATGCAGTAGGGATAAGAGCAATAGTTTGCTTACACACTAGCTTAATTATTTTCAATATAATAACTTTCACGTCATGTCCACACTCTAATATGTTTTTGTACACACACACACATTGTTAGAACTTTTAGCTTCTCAGAAGCGTGGCCTATCgaatgttcccgtttgtttatGTTCATCACCTAATATGAGACTGAAAGCATGCATTAATGATTGATGCAACTTTTAACCTCATCTTAATTATACCATCTGCAGCTCTATAAAGTCTTAACAATTACATCATTTATTGCCAAGATAATATGTTCATTAACTGCAAAAGGCTTTTTTGTTTTACCTTTTGCCATCTATATGCATGGTGCTCAAGTGATTGTGCATTAAAGCATATTTTGCATGCCATTTTTACATATTTATGCAGCCTCCTTTACCTCCGATGACCATTATCTGCTGCTGGTCATAAAGTTTAAGCCAAATAAGCATCTTTAGTTCTGCCAATATGTTCTTTTGCATCAACTGTTGGTTCTTTGTAGTATGATAGGCTAGGCTTGGGATCTATGTATAGTGAAGCAAAGTTAGAGATGGTATCTTCTAAATGCTCTATGTGATCTTATTACTAGTGGGGACAGTTGAATTCATTTCCTTGGTTCATGCTTTGTGTACTTGAATGATCCTATTATCTATAAGCTTGTGAGTTTTATAGTTTTCGATTTAGGTTCGAAAGAAATAGGATTCACTTTCTTCTGTGTATTACCGAACTCTCTAGTACCTTGAGCATTGTAATGACTGATTCGGACATAGATATTTATGTTTGTACTCAATGCTACAATAATGGAAATGAGAGCAGAGAACCGTTGTTTTCGATTCTTGTACCCTGAAAATGGAAGGATGGAAACCACAGATAATTAGGAATATTGAGTGAACTGAGTTGCTTGATGTTCAAGTGTTGCCAATATCTTGGATAAATGATGCCAACAACATAAAAGAGCAATGGTTAAGCCTCTAACCTGGATTTGAATCCTAGTGATGCAATTCTCTTCTTAATTTGTCATGTACGCATATATTTACCTTAGATAAATGATTGTGGAGGCAAAGAAGAGAGTTCCGTGGTTGAACAGGGACTACATCAAATCGAATGTTCTCAACTTTCAAATAGGCATCGCTTTGGTTTTAGAATCGGACTGGTTTGAGATTCGATTTGAGGTATTGATTTGTAATAAGAGGTTGGAATGGTTGACTTACGAATTGAAGGTTGAATCGGGTTAAAAAATTAGCGGtttaataaattttctttaatttgttaaaattttttaaatatttatttttttgataatttattaaTTGAACCAGATAAACCATTTGGACTAGCAACCGATGGTTGATTGTTTCAATCGATTTGGTTCCAAAAACCTTGAGGTATAAGATTATTTCCCGTTCATTTCATTTAATGCATTATTAATTAGAGGTAAGTAAAACTCGATTTTTTTGAGTCAATTCGAATAAGTAATTCAAGTATTAAGTTTGAGTTGAGatgaattttacaatttgaataattcaaataattgaaaaataaattagtgTAAATACTCTTTTGGTTtctatcaattttgaaaataaacgAATTGGTTTCtctcaacaaaattacaaaaaaaaaatcaaaataatttttaaaaattcaaaatatttataaaatttcaaatttatattttaaaaaaattataaaattttaaaaaaattaaagaatgaataaataaagttaaaaattgtaaaattttctaaatcaatAATTTTGGgacttaaataagttaattaactattcaagtttatcatactaaatagttatttatttatttattttgctttgaaaatattttcaaatatatatggtttcaaatttatgtgttctAAGATGAAATTAATTCTGTtgtaacaatattttaatttaacatgtttaattttttaatttaattgaataattttACTCAATCCGACTCTACTTGAATTTTATTTCACTCAACtcaattcaaaaaaatttcaaatcaagttaggatgataaaataggactagTCAACTCAATTAACCCTAAATTTTTTCACTCTATTCTATTCGATTCCATCAAATACTCATCTCTACCATTAATGAATGTCTTGAAAGTTAACAAACATTTAAATTAGAATAAGTAGAGATATTTGCATATTTAAtcaatattattcaaatcaaatcatatcattggattgaaaatatattcatatattcaaaatcgataaaaaatgaaaattttttaaaaaattattgattCAATTGAAGCGATTTATAAATTTTTGTGGAACTAGTAAAAAGGAGTATGGACCACTTATCCAAAAAATGTGGCTGAAAGATTTTGCATGTGTTGCTTCCATAAGCAGAGATAATGAATCCCTTTGTCCGTTTATCATTAATAAAAGAAGGAACCCTTTTCTTCCTAATAAACCCCCCCATTTTGTCTAAATTTCCAGATTTCACAAAATCACATCTCCATCTTCACCTTTTAGCACCAAACCCCAAAATACCAGGTCCTCGGGGTACTATCGTCATTCTTTCATAAAAAGGCTGATCCATATTTTGTAACTTTCTGCATGTGATATAGTAATGGCTAAATAGCTTAATAAGTTtacgttttggtcactcaacttcaaaaagttataaaattattattgaactattttaaggtttttatTGAAGTCATTAGGTTGTTAAAATCGTTTTTGTATGGTCTTCTTTATTTATATTGCTTGCACCAATTGAAAGCTCTTCTCCCCTTTTGTTCtacagttcaatttttttttatggaattGTTTTTGTTAATCACGAATCTATGAACCAAAACCCCTATAGCTTTCTTCTCTGATCTTGGATTTAATGATGCTCTTCTATTCGTCAATCAGTACTGATTATTGAATCATTGTTTGGAGTTAGATGGccagatatttatttttaaaataaaaacttaacaaCTCGGtgacttaaataaattttttaaaaataattcagtgacttaaataaaaactttcgaatagttcaatggccattttgtaactttttaaagttgaaagaccaaaacataaatttactaatagtttgaTGACTTTGAATGTAGTTTACCCAATCTTTAAACCCTTTTGGCACCAAACCCCAAAAAACCAGGTCTGGGTATTCTGGTCATTCATTTGTAAAAATGCTGACCAATATTTTGTAGCTTTGTGCATGTAAGATTGTAATGGGTAAATTTTAGTTAAATCACtcaattattcaaaaatttttatttatattttttgactattaaaattgTTGTCTGCATCAATTAGAAGTTCTTCTTCCCCTTTTATTCTACAATTTATGAAACAATTACGAACATCAAG
The Gossypium arboreum isolate Shixiya-1 chromosome 10, ASM2569848v2, whole genome shotgun sequence genome window above contains:
- the LOC108461573 gene encoding PRA1 family protein B3, which translates into the protein MATIPMTNSQSTAGSGPQSQPPITNPAFRTFLSRLTSSIRQGFSQRRPWYELIDRTAMARPDNLTDAYSRIRKNFSYFKVNYITLLALVLAFSLLSHPFSLLVLLGLLAAWLFLYLFRPSDQPLVIFGRTFSDRETLGILVVLTVFIVFLTSIGSLLISAILIGVAIVCIHGAFRVPEDLFLDDQDPANSGFLSFLGNAASSAAIAAAPAVASRV